CCATATTCAAGTTTTAAACTTCCATAAGGCTTTATACTCGTTCTTTCACTCGTCCTGAATTCTTTGCTTATCTCATTCTTTAATGCCGCTCCATATGTGTAATATGTTGACTTAGCATTAAATATTTCATCCACTACAAGGAACTTTCTATGCATATCACTTCTCGATACATAACCTTCTCCAGATATCGTCCAATTAAGACTTCCATTATGGTCAAATGCTTT
The DNA window shown above is from Leptotrichia sp. OH3620_COT-345 and carries:
- a CDS encoding autotransporter domain-containing protein; its protein translation is KAFDHNGSLNWTISGEGYVSRSDMHRKFLVVDEIFNAKSTYYTYGAALKNEISKEFRTSERTSIKPYGSLKLEYG